A stretch of the Mustela nigripes isolate SB6536 chromosome X, MUSNIG.SB6536, whole genome shotgun sequence genome encodes the following:
- the SNX12 gene encoding sorting nexin-12, whose translation MSDTAVADTRRLNSKPQDLTDAYGPPSNFLEIDIFNPQTVGVGRARFTTYEVRMRTNLPIFKLKESCVRRRYSDFEWLKNELERDSKIVVPPLPGKALKRQLPFRGDEGIFEESFIEERRQGLEQFINKIAGHPLAQNERCLHMFLQEEAIDRNYVPGKVRQ comes from the exons ATGTCGGACACGGCAGTGGCTGACACTCGGCGCCTTAACTCGAAGCCGCAGGACCTGACCGACGCTTACGGACCGCCAAGTAACTTCCTGGAGATCGACATCTTTAATCCACAGACGGTGGGCGTGGGCCGCGCGCGCTTCACCACCTATGAGGTTCGCATGCGG ACAAACCTACCCATCTTCAAGCTGAAGGAGTCCTGTGTCCGGCGGCGCTACAGTGACTTTGAGTGGCTAAAAAATGAGCTGGAGCGAGATAGTAAG ATTGTAGTACCACCACTGCCTGGGAAAGCCTTGAAGCGGCAGCTCCCTTTTCGAGGAGATGAGGGGATCTTTGAGGAGTCCTTCATTGAAGAAAGGAGGCAGGGCCTCGAACAGTTTATTAATAA AATTGCTGGGCACCCACTGGCTCAGAACGAACGCTGCCTACACATGTTCCTGCAGGAGGAGGCAATTGACAGAAACTACGTCCCTGGGAAGGTGCGCCAGTAG